The window TGATCGTGGTGCCATTCCTGCAATACCCAGTAAGTGGAGGATCTATGTATCAGAACAAAGAAGATATTAGTAAACTTGCGGAACTGTTAAAAGACGCCAAGTTCGTAATGTTAACAACTCTTGACGAAGAAGGAGCTCTCAGAAGCCGACCCATGACCTTTCAAGAAATGGAATTCGATGGCGATCTCTGGTTCTTTACTTCGAAGTCCACCACGCAAGCCGAAGACATTACCCGAAGAAACCAGGTCAATATTTCATTATCACAGCCCGAAAAATCAGTTTATCTCTCCCTCACCGGAACCGCCGAACTTGTTGACGACAAAGCGAAAGCCAAAGAGCTTTGGAAACCGACATTAAAAGCTTGGTTTCCCAAAGGTCTACGAGATCCCGATATGACCCTGATAAGGGTAAGCGTTCAAAGTGCGGAACTGTGGCAATCCCCTTCCTCGCAGCTCGTCCAAGCCTTTGCTTTTGCGAAAGCCATTCTTACGGGAAATAGAGCCCATAGAGAACTTGGAACACAGGAGCATATCGAAATTAGTCGTTAGAGATTGGAGCAGGACCAATGTCGAGAACAAATTTGGTCCGGCTAGACTGCACCTCTATTTTTCCGCGAAAAAACCGATGATATTCTAGGTCCTCAGTTCAATTTCAGGATTAGGAGCAGCGAATGTCACTCAACAGTAAACAAGTTAAAATCAAAGAAAAATTACATCTAGTTACAAAAGATCTTAAGGCCGAAAAAATCACTTATCGCACAGAGTGGTTAGGCTTTATTCCCTTTGGGGTCTATTCGCACGTGGAGTGCGCAGGCAAAGATATTTCTAAAGAACTTCCCTCAGAGTGGGAGCTTGCCGATTTTATTGCACTTGAAAAGGCCGGGCATTTGCAAAAATTGGAGGAATGGCGAAATCCCCAGGATGAACATGATAGTAAAATTGTCTTTCAGCTAAAAGCATCGTAAATTATAACCCATGATCTTTTATATTAATGGTCCTTCGAGCAGCGGCAAGTCGGCCGTTGCTCTCGAACTGCAAACAGTTATCCGGTCTCCGGTGCTTTATTTTTCCACTGACAAAGTGATCTATTCTCTTTCCCCCTCGATAATTAATGCAATCCAAGGAAAAGGAAAGTACGAGGTTTCCGTAGACTGGAATTCTCTCTTCCAAGGTTATTTTGATTGCGTTGCCGCACTTTCAAACTCGAAAAATATCGTGATTGCGGATTGTCCAATTTATACCGAAGGCACGTTTAAGATTTATCAACAGAGTCTAGAAAAAATTAAAAATAAGATTG of the Bdellovibrionales bacterium genome contains:
- a CDS encoding pyridoxamine 5'-phosphate oxidase family protein, producing the protein MYQNKEDISKLAELLKDAKFVMLTTLDEEGALRSRPMTFQEMEFDGDLWFFTSKSTTQAEDITRRNQVNISLSQPEKSVYLSLTGTAELVDDKAKAKELWKPTLKAWFPKGLRDPDMTLIRVSVQSAELWQSPSSQLVQAFAFAKAILTGNRAHRELGTQEHIEISR
- a CDS encoding chloramphenicol phosphotransferase CPT family protein, producing the protein MIFYINGPSSSGKSAVALELQTVIRSPVLYFSTDKVIYSLSPSIINAIQGKGKYEVSVDWNSLFQGYFDCVAALSNSKNIVIADCPIYTEGTFKIYQQSLEKIKNKIVVGLKCPLEVLQERESHRSDRDKGLAEMQYKDIHTFLKYDLMVDSHAHSPAEIVQIILNMDASPLKA